One window of the Candidatus Jettenia sp. genome contains the following:
- a CDS encoding sterol desaturase family protein — translation MLLLIWSLEIWIPFFKGRKGRIKHAGRNLSIAFINTLVLGLLFLKPTAMVLDWGESLSLGITRSLDMNIWFSTILAIVLMDGWMYLWHLGNHRIPFLWRFHRMHHSDNEMDVTTALRFHTGEMIFSSLLRFAVVPLIGMSLWQLILYEIILLPIIQLHHSNVNISERWDRYLRTIIVMPNMHRVHHSRWRPETDSDYASVFSFWDRIFGSFRLREDFHTLRYGLNAYDADEWQTTWGMLKTPFIEPFRYKKG, via the coding sequence GTGTTATTACTCATCTGGAGTCTTGAAATATGGATTCCCTTTTTTAAGGGCAGAAAAGGAAGAATCAAACATGCGGGGCGTAATCTGAGTATTGCATTCATTAATACGTTGGTGCTCGGCTTGCTATTTTTGAAACCGACCGCTATGGTGCTTGATTGGGGAGAATCCCTTTCTCTGGGAATTACTCGCTCTTTGGATATGAACATCTGGTTCAGCACTATACTGGCTATTGTCCTCATGGATGGGTGGATGTACCTATGGCATCTTGGCAATCATCGCATTCCTTTTTTATGGCGCTTTCACCGCATGCATCATAGCGACAACGAAATGGATGTAACTACTGCCTTGCGGTTCCATACAGGAGAAATGATATTCTCGTCTCTTTTGAGGTTTGCCGTTGTTCCTTTGATTGGTATGAGCCTGTGGCAATTAATCCTGTATGAAATTATCTTATTACCTATAATCCAACTCCATCATAGTAATGTCAATATCTCGGAACGATGGGATCGATATCTCCGAACTATTATTGTCATGCCAAATATGCATAGGGTACACCATTCGCGGTGGAGGCCAGAGACTGATTCAGACTATGCAAGTGTTTTTTCTTTTTGGGATCGTATTTTTGGGAGTTTCCGGTTACGGGAGGATTTCCACACCCTTCGCTACGGGCTTAATGCCTATGATGCAGATGAATGGCAAACAACTTGGGGCATGCTTAAGACACCGTTTATTGAACCTTTCCGTTATAAAAAAGGTTGA